Sequence from the Malaciobacter pacificus genome:
ATTGCCATACCATTTTGGAATCCAGAAATTCCTCCACCTGCTGTATAGAAGTCAGATGCAGATTTAGTTTTCTTAGCTGCCCAGTATGTAATACCTAAAGTACCACCAACAAAAATGAAGAACATAATAATCGCAGGGATATTTAATTCTCTCTTTGATGCTTCAAAGTTAGCGTCACCTGCAGCAAATAAAGCTACAGCGAAAATTGAAATAAGTGTTAATATTCTTAGCATTACATTAAGTCCTTTACATCTTCTTTAATATCATTTGTTAAATCTTCAAATTCACCATTAGCTCTTTTTACATAAACTAGTGTTGTAATGAATCCAACAATAATAATAGCTGCTGCTATAGGAAATGCAATTGTCATAACACCTTCGCCAGTTCTTATACCAAGTAATGTTGGTTCAAATGCAATTGTTAAAATATATGCATAAAACATTACAAGTACAAAAATAGCTAATTTTAAAGAAAAGCCATTTCTTTTTTTTACCAATTCTTTATATTTTGGATTTTCTTTGATTCGTTGTATTAACTCATCATTCATATTTTCCTCCTAAATATTTAAAATACAATTGTAGTTTAGCTTAAAGCTATAAGTAGCATTAAAATAGCGCTTTGTATTAAATAAGTGGGAATTATATAGATGTAAAGTTTATGTATAAATATTATTTTAATAAAATAAGATAAATTTAAGTAAAAATTAAAAAGATGTAACTTTTTGAATCGTTATTTTGAGTAAATTAATCAAAAAATTAGTTTGTATAGAAAGTAGTTTTTGCAGGAGTCATATCTTTTAGCTTTAAAAACATCATGGAAGTCATAATTGCATCATTTAAAGCATCATGTTTTCCTAATTCAGGAATATCAAGTGTTTTCATTATTGTATCAAATTTTAAATCTATAAATTCATATTCACTAGTTTTTTTTCTTGTTTTATAATACATTGATGATACTTCAATAGTTTCATTTGGAAGTTTAATACCTATATATCTTTTTGTATATTTAGAAATCATTGCTATATCAAATTTTATGTAGTAACCTACAATTGGTCTATTACCGATAAAATCTAAAAGTTTTAAAATTGCTTCTTGAGGCTCAATTGCATTTTGTAAATCAATAGGTCTAATTTGATGAATTTTTATTGATTCTGCATCAATATTTTTAGATGGTTTAACAAATATATTAAATGTATCTCTCATTATGATTTTGTTATCCTTAATTTTAACTGCACCAATAGAAAGTATTTCATCTTTTTTAGGATTAAGTCCACTTGTTTCACAATCTAATGATACATATTCACCTTTTATTGGAGTGTCAAATAAGTAAAGATATTTATCATCTTTTAATCTTTTTTTATTTAGGTTCCTAAAGAAGTTATCAAACATTATGAGATCTTATCAATTTTAAATTTATAAGTAATGAATTTTTTAAATTCAACAACAATTTTTAAAGAGTCTTTTAGCAAGTCTCTTTCAATTTTACCTAAAGTGTGAGTATCAATTTCATTATCAATTTTATTACCATCTTGAATATTTTCAAGTTGTGATTTTAATCTTAATGTATTAACTACATCAAATGCTTCTAGTAGCTCAGCTGCTTGTTCTTTTTCTATTTCACCTCGTTGTTGCAAAATCTTTATTCTTTTTACGGTTGTAGTTTCTCTAATTTTTTCTCTTAATGCTAAACTTCTAATACCCTGAACAATAGGGAATACAGCAACTTTTTTAATATCAAGTTTATTTGATTTTGTCATAAAATTAGATACGGTTGTAGGAGTATCAAAAGTTAATGTTGCTTTTGCAAAATATGCCATAAATACATCTTTATCATGAAGTTTATTAAATAAATCATCTTTTAAATTAATTAATAATTCCTTATCCCCTGCAACTGCAAATGAATCAAAGAAAATTGCTAAGTCCATGTAGTTTTGCATATCAGGTGCTTCTATCCATCTTGCTGTTTCAGCTTTATATTCACTAACTGTCTTACACCAAAATGGATTTGAAACCATAATATTACCTTCACATGGAGGATAACCAAAATCAATTAGGTGTTCAATTATTTTATTCATATATGGTCTATATTGTTCTACATCAACACCATCTTTTACTACAAGTGCATTATCTTGATCTGTTTTTATTATTTGTTCATTTCTACCTTCACTACCCATTACAATAAAACAAGCTTCTCTTTGAAGTTGTGAGGGAACAACTAAACTATAGATTTTTTGATAAACTTTTGTATTAAGTTGACCTATAAGATTTGAAATATGATTTACTTTTACACCTTTTGCATGTAGACTTCTAATGATATTAATTAAATCACCACTAGCATTTTTTAAATCTTCAATTGTCTTAGCTTTTTTTATTTTAGAATCAACTACATAAGTATGATTTGCAAAA
This genomic interval carries:
- a CDS encoding DUF485 domain-containing protein produces the protein MNDELIQRIKENPKYKELVKKRNGFSLKLAIFVLVMFYAYILTIAFEPTLLGIRTGEGVMTIAFPIAAAIIIVGFITTLVYVKRANGEFEDLTNDIKEDVKDLM
- a CDS encoding 3'-5' exonuclease codes for the protein MFDNFFRNLNKKRLKDDKYLYLFDTPIKGEYVSLDCETSGLNPKKDEILSIGAVKIKDNKIIMRDTFNIFVKPSKNIDAESIKIHQIRPIDLQNAIEPQEAILKLLDFIGNRPIVGYYIKFDIAMISKYTKRYIGIKLPNETIEVSSMYYKTRKKTSEYEFIDLKFDTIMKTLDIPELGKHDALNDAIMTSMMFLKLKDMTPAKTTFYTN
- a CDS encoding DUF294 nucleotidyltransferase-like domain-containing protein, with the protein product MSLQDQELFLSKIPPFQALTQEQMDYCIKYMDIAYYPKDSTLITPEKISNHFFIIIKGSVFEYSSDNAVVMDYHSEDSFDSNSLIYGKCKNTFKVHEDLICYELEKQAFLKLIEDNQEFKDFYLKDLVNKIKTLKDKEYTSELSSFMIAKVDDTLIHEACIVEENTKLNDAISKSMEYKTSTIIVKRDDGVYGIITDSLLKVKVLLEGRDLTIPVKDIAIFPLLTVFSDDYLFEALTLLIKRNIKRVGVTNSEGEMIGILEQIDVLSHFANHTYVVDSKIKKAKTIEDLKNASGDLINIIRSLHAKGVKVNHISNLIGQLNTKVYQKIYSLVVPSQLQREACFIVMGSEGRNEQIIKTDQDNALVVKDGVDVEQYRPYMNKIIEHLIDFGYPPCEGNIMVSNPFWCKTVSEYKAETARWIEAPDMQNYMDLAIFFDSFAVAGDKELLINLKDDLFNKLHDKDVFMAYFAKATLTFDTPTTVSNFMTKSNKLDIKKVAVFPIVQGIRSLALREKIRETTTVKRIKILQQRGEIEKEQAAELLEAFDVVNTLRLKSQLENIQDGNKIDNEIDTHTLGKIERDLLKDSLKIVVEFKKFITYKFKIDKIS